The segment CGCCCTTCTCGTGGGTGAAAAGCGACGTCGTGTACGAGTCCTCGGGGAGGTTGGCCTTTCGCGATTCGATCAGCGCGGAGAGGTCGTCGAGGACGTCTTCGCGTCCGTCGTGGGCGTCGCTCATGGCCCCATCAAGGTCCGGATGTCGTCTAAGTGTTCGTATTCCGCGAGCGGTTCGCGCCCGTCGTCGAACACCGCCGTCGAGAGCTCGATGTCGGCGTTCGTCCGCGCGGCGAGGGCGAGCGAGTCGCTCGGACGGGCGTCGACGACGACACCGCCACGCGGCGTGTCGAGATACAGATCGGCGATGTAGGTGCCGTCGTCGATGTCCGAGATCGCCACGCGATCGACACGACCCCCCAGTTCCTCGACTACGTC is part of the Natronomonas salsuginis genome and harbors:
- a CDS encoding bifunctional nuclease family protein, which encodes MDAHIEGVRFAESPSGVVAVVTIAVDGESDVLPIFVGFEEAASIARGLDAVDIGRPLTHDLLLDVVEELGGRVDRVAISDIDDGTYIADLYLDTPRGGVVVDARPSDSLALAARTNADIELSTAVFDDGREPLAEYEHLDDIRTLMGP